A region from the Rhodamnia argentea isolate NSW1041297 chromosome 7, ASM2092103v1, whole genome shotgun sequence genome encodes:
- the LOC115750875 gene encoding uncharacterized protein LOC115750875 produces MAGVIEKFLLASMLMWIIPVAVLYGFNHDVFPGSGDLSPHSLTLWSGLLAVIAVNAVIGFYIYLAMKEPSDKHEPDPAFLAQARASVQKPIESTEGASQPREKDE; encoded by the exons ATGGCTGGAGTTATAGAGAAATTCTTACTGGCATCGATGCTTATGTGGATAATTCCAGTTGCAGTTTTATATGGTTTCAACCATGATGTCTTTCCAG GGTCAGGCGATTTATCTCCTCATTCTCTGACGTTGTGGAGTGGATTGCTTGCTGTTATAGCAGTCAATGCTGTGATTGGGTTCTATATATACTTGGCAATGAAGGAGCCCTCAGATAAGCATGAACCAGATCCTGCATTTCTTGCGCAAGCGAGAGCTAGTGTCCAAAAGCCTATAGAGTCGACTGAAGGTGCCTCTCAACCACGTGAGAAAGATGAGTAG
- the LOC115750880 gene encoding protein argonaute 16-like has product MGRGGKGNDGRRINLLTNHFKVSVNVPDAVFYQYSVSIASEDKRAVEGKGIGRKLIDKLYQTYSSELAGKKFAYDGENTLYTVGPLPQNKLEFTVVLEDSFAKRESDNLGGGESSDRSAKRSKCSFRSRTFQVEISYAARVPLKSIFLGSKGKDKDNNAQDALRVLDIALRQTAAKRGCLLVRQSFFHDDSRNFTDVGGGVAGVKGFHASFRPTEGGLSLNRDVTTTMILTPGPVIKFLLANQNVKEHRHLDWAKAKRMLKNLRVKTNHSNMEYKIVGLSGKPCNKQFFPMRLKNRKGPDDQEQTMDITVAEYFDKHRGIELTYSAYLPCLDVGKPNRPNYLPLELCSLVSLQRYTKTLSSAQRASLVEKSRQKPPERMRNLADALRNYRYDEDPVLAEFGISLEKQLTKVEGRVLESPKLKVGNGNDCIPRNGRWNYNQRTLLQPSNIELWVIVNCHARCDTRRLSRELIECARSKGLRIEQPFLLLEEDSHMRRESPVRRVERMFQRLQEPIKNEYGRRPDLILCVLSERKNSDIYGPWKRKCLSEQGVVTQCVSPLKINDQYLTNLLLKVNLKVPTLPLGGINSLLAIEHSSRVPIIEDTPTMILGMDVSHGSPGRSDMPSVAAVVSSRCWPLISRYRASVRSQSPREEMIDALYKPVADKSDDGIMRELLFDFYLSSNGRKPTQIIVFRDGVSESQFNQVLNIELKQIIKAYQKLEGNEYIAPKFTVIVAQKNHHTKLFQADYSENVPPGTVVDSMIVHPTNYDFYMCAHAGMIGTSRPAHYHVLIDEIGFSANGLQNLIHSLCYVYQRSTTAVSIVAPIYYAHLAAKQVSQFIKFEDLSESSSGQDSTASARLVPALPMLHNNVCSSMFFC; this is encoded by the exons ATGGGCAGGGGTGGGAAAGGGAATGACGGAAGGCGAATCAATCTGCTCACCAACCACTTTAAAGTTTCTGTCAATGTACCAGATGCAGTTTTCTACCAGTACAGT GTTTCAATTGCTTCAGAAGATAAGAGAGCTGTCGAGGGAAAGGGAATCGGGAGAAAGCTTATTGACAAGCTATATCAAACCTATTCTTCTGAACTAGCTGGTAAGAAATTTGCTTATGATGGAGAAAACACTCTGTATACAGTGGGTCCCCTGCCTCAGAACAAGCTCGAATTCACTGTGGTTCTTGAGGATTCTTTTGCAAAGAG GGAAAGCGACAACCTTGGTGGCGGCGAGAGTTCGGATCGTTCTGCTAAACGGTCAAAATGCTCTTTTCGGTCGAGGACTTTTCAGGTAGAAATAAGCTATGCTGCAAGAGTGCCCTTGAAGTCGATCTTTCTTGGTTCAAAAGGAAAGGATAAGGATAATAATGCCCAGGATGCTCTAAGAGTGCTTGATATAGCATTGAGACAGACAGCGGCGAAAAG GGGATGCCTTCTGGTAAGACAGTCATTCTTCCATGATGATTCAAGGAATTTCACAGATGTCGGAGGAGGCGTAGCTGGTGTTAAAGGTTTTCATGCCAGCTTTCGTCCGACTGAGGGTGGCTTGTCCCTGAATAGGG ACGTGACTACGACAATGATCCTCACGCCTGGACCCGTGATTAAGTTCCTTTTAGCCAACCAGAATGTGAAGGAACATCGTCATCTTGACTGGGCTAAG GCCAAGAGGATGCTGAAGAATCTGAGAGTTAAGACCAATCACAGTAACATGGAGTACAAAATAGTTGGTCTTAGTGGGAAGCCATGCAATAAGCAATT TTTCCCTATGAGACTGAAAAACAGGAAAGGCCCAGATGACCAGGAGCAGACTATGGATATTACTGTAGCCGAATACTTCGATAAGCACCGAGGCATCGAGCTTACATACTCTGCATACTTGCCCTGCCTTGATGTTGGCAAACCAAATCGGCCGAATTACCTTCCTCTGGAG CTTTGTTCACTCGTTTCACTTCAACGCTACACGAAAACACTGTCGTCGGCGCAGAGAGCATCTTTAGTTGAGAAATCAAGGCAAAAGCCTCCAGAGAGGATGAGAAATCTAGCTGAT GCTTTGAGAAACTACCGATATGATGAGGATCCTGTGCTAGCTGAGTTTGGTATTTCCTTGGAAAAGCAATTGACCAAAGTTGAAGGCCGTGTTCTTGAATCCCCAAAG CTGAAGGTGGGGAATGGAAATGATTGCATCCCTCGTAATGGACGGTGGAACTACAATCAAAGA ACCCTTTTGCAACCTTCCAACATCGAACTTTGGGTAATTGTCAACTGTCATGCTCGCTGTGATACTCGTCGCCTTTCACGTGAGTTGATTGAGTGCGCTCGGAGTAAGGGTCTG cGAATTGAACAACCATTCTTACTTCTTGAGGAAGACTCCCACATGCGAAGGGAGAGTCCTGTCAGAAGAGTAGAAAGGATGTTTCAGAGGTTGCAAGAGCCGATTAAAAATGAGTATGGACGTCGACCTGATCTCATTCTATGTGTTCTGTCGGAGCGGAAGAACTCCGATATCTATG GGCCTTGGAAGAGGAAATGTCTCAGTGAACAGGGTGTTGTCACGCAGTGCGTTTCCCCATTGAAGATAAACGATCAATACCTTACAAACTTGCTCCTTAAAGTCAACTTGAAGGTACCAAC GCTGCCACTTGGGGGAATAAATTCTTTGTTGGCAATAGAGCACTCTTCAAGAGTCCCCATAATAGAGGATACTCCTACAATGATTCTGGGTATGGACGTCTCTCATGGTTCTCCTGGCCGATCAGATATGCCATCTGTTGCTGCG GTTGTCAGCTCTCGATGTTGGCCATTGATTTCGAGATATAGAGCATCTGTAAGATCACAGTCGCCGAGGGAGGAGATGATTGATGCTTTGTATAAGCCTGTGGCTGACAAGTCTGATGACGGTATCATGAG aGAACTGCTCTTTGACTTCTACCTGTCAAGCAATGGACGCAAGCCGACTCAGATAATTGTTTTCCG GGATGGAGTGAGCGAGTCACAgttcaatcaagttttaaacATCGAGCTGAAGCAAATTATCAAG GCCTATCAGAAATTGGAAGGGAACGAGTATATTGCTCCAAAATTCACAGTTATTGTGGCGCAAAAGAATCACCACACTAAGCTGTTTCAAGCTGATTATTCGGAAAATGTTCCGCCTG GGACAGTGGTGGATTCAATGATCGTACATCCAACAAACTACGACTTCTACATGTGCGCTCATGCCGGGATGATT GGAACTTCTAGACCGGCACACTATCATGTTCTAATTGATGAGATTGGTTTCTCTGCTAATGGATTGCAAAATCTTATTCACTCGCTATGCTACGT ATACCAGAGGAGCACCACCGCCGTCTCGATTG TTGCTCCGATATACTACGCACACCTTGCTGCAAAGCAGGTGTCCCAATTTATCAAGTTCGAGGACTTATCAGAATCCTCGTCTGGACAAGATTCCACAGCATCTGCTCGTCTTGTACCCGCTCTCCCCATGTTGCACAACAACGTCTGCAGCTCTATGTTCTTCTGCTAG